The genomic region CGTTGCCGCCAACGCATTCAGCGGCAATCGCATCCTGCAGGTGCAGTCCCTCGGCGCAGGCGCCCCGGAGGTCTACACCACCACCTCATCGTTCGCTTCCGGCGACAACATCACCGTCGACGACGCCGCCATCCGCACCCAGGGCGGCGAAGAAGACCACGTGCGCCGCGTGGTCAAGGAGTTCACCAACGACCGCGAGTTCTCCATCGTGGGCCTGACCTGGACCGGCGACCGGGATGTCGCCGCGTACGTGCGCTCCCAAAAGGCCGACGGCGCCTGGTCCGAGTGGTTCGAGATGGACCCGGCAGACCCGCAGGCGGGCTCCGACAAGTTCGGCACCGAGCCGATCTACGTCGGCCGCACTAAGCGCATCCAGGTCTCCACCGGCAACGTGGACCTGCTTGAAGGCGGCCGCGCCGCCTCCGACGCCCCCACCACCGCCAACGACATCGAAGCCGTGTTCCTGGACGGCGGCACCGGCACCGCGCAAGGCGGCATCCAGCCGGTCGCCGATTCCTACACCCGCGGCATGCCCGAGGTAGTCACCCGCGCGCAGTGGGGCGCCGGCCGCAGCAGCACCCCGTACTACTCCGAGCCCACCACCGCCGCTACCGTGCACCACACGGCCGGTTCCAACAACTACTCCGAGGCCGAGGCACCGGGCATCGTGCGCGGCATCTGGAACTACCACACCAACAACCTGGGCTGGGGCGACATCGGCTACCACGCGCTCGTCGATAAGTACGGCAACATCTACGAAGGCCGCGCCGGCGGCATGGACCGCGGCCCGCAGGGCGCGCACGTCGGCTCCTTCAACCAGAACACCTGGGGCGTGTCCATGCTGGGCGACTACCAGCAGGCAGAGCCGACCCCGGCCGCGCTGCGCGCGATGGGCGATATCATCGGCTGGAAGGCCGCCCAGGCAGGCTTCGACCCCACCGGCTCCAGCTACCACGTCGCCGAGGGCAACTTCCGCGGTTCCAAGTACGCCGCCGGCCAGGGCGCGATGTTCAGCAACATCAACGCCCACCGCGACTTCCACTACAACACCTGCCCGGGCGACAACCTGTACTCCAAGCTGCCCATGATCCGGGCAGCCGCCTCCCTGAAGTACCGCACGCTGCGCTCCGGCAACGATTCCGGGTCGCTGTTCGGCGAATGGGGCAAGGAGTCGACCACCGCGTCCGCAACCGCCACCACGACGCCCACCAGCACCGCGCCGGCCACCAACACCGCGCCGGCGGATCCGAACGTGCAGACCACCGTCGTCACCGCAACGCCGACGCGCCAGTCGGCGTCCGTCGACGACACCTTGACCGCACTGTCCTCCGGCGACCCCACCGCGATCGCCACCGTGGCTGGCACCGCAATCGGCCTGGTCTTGCTCTACCTGGCCGCCCAGGACAAGCTGCCCACGGTAAGCACCAAAGGCGACGTGCAGATCTTCGAGGGTCTGACGCTGGAGCAGGCCGCCGGGCTGGCGAAGCAGATCAGCCCCGCGGTCGCGCCCACCCTCAACGCCTTCGGCGCCGAAAACGCCGCGCAGGTCTGGACCTCGCTCGAGCCCACCCTGGGCAAGATCGTCGCCGGCGTGGGCGGCCCGACCGGACCGGCAGTGACCCTCTACTCAAACGGCGTGGGTGCCCGCAACAAGGAGGGCGAGATCATCGCGCTGGTGGGCAAGATCGCCGAGGCCTGGCTGCAGCAGGGCCTGGACGCTGGCCCGCTGGGCATGCCGGTAAGCCAGCAGTTCAACCCCACCGCCGACACCGTGCGCGTGGACTTCGAAGGTGGCTTCATCACCTACAACCCGTCCACCAACGCCGTGGACATCAACGCCCGCTAGGCCCCCTCGCAAGCTCGGGCCTAGGCTAGATCCAAGCAGCGGGCGACCGCGTCCTCCCACGCGGCAATGAGCCGGTCCCTGTCGGGGCCGGCCATTTCGCCTTCCCAGGTCGTCGGGGTGCCGAGCGTGAGCGGCTCGTCGAGAAGCGAAATGCCCATGCCCGCCGCCGACGCCGCCCCCATCACCGTCGTCTCGGTGTTGGCGGGACGCTCCACGCTGATGCCGAGGATGTCCGCCTGCATCTGCATGAGCAGATCATTCGTGGTCATGCCGCCGTCCACCTTGAGCGCGGTCGGCTCGCCTCCCATCGCGCACACCACCTCGCGCGCCTGCAGGCAGGTCGCCTCCAGCGCCGCGCGAGCAATGTGCCGCTTATCGACGAACCTGGTCAACCCCACGATCACCCCACGCGCATCGGGGCGCCACCGCGGCGCGAACAACCCCGAAAATGCCGGCACGATCACCACTCCCCCACTGTCGTCCACCTGCGAGGCGAGCGTCTCGGATTCCGCGGCGGTTGCAAGCAGGCCCAGCTGGTCGCGCAACCACTGAATCAACGACCCGCCCACGGCTACCGAGCCCTCCTGCGCGTACACCGGCGGCTGCCCCTCGATTTGGTATGCCACCGTGGTCAGCAGCCCACTGTCGCTGAACTTCGGCGTGCGACCGGTATTGAGCAGCATGAACAGGCCCGTGCCGTAGGTCATCTTCGCATCGTTTTCGCGAAGTCCGCCCTGGCCGAACAGCGCCGCCTGCTGGTCACCCAACACGCCTGTGATCGGCACACCCGCCAACGGGCCCCGGCGGCGAATCGTGCCGAACTCGCCCACCGACGGGCGGATCTCGGGGAGGATTTGGCGGGGGATGCGAAGCTCGTCGCAAAGCTTGTTGTCCCATTGCAGCGTTTCCAAATCCATCAGCAGCGTGCGCGATGCGTTGGTCACGTCGGTCAAGTGCACCGCCCGCTCTGGCTCCTTCGCGCCGCCGGTGAGGTTCCAGATCAGCCACGTATCAATCGTGCCCGCCAGCAGCTCGCCGTTTTCCGCGCGCTCCCGGGCGCCCGCGACGTTGTCCAGAATCCACGCCCACTTCGGCGCCGCCGGGTACGAGTTGTGCAGCAGCCCCGTCTTGCGCAGGTACTTGGCCGGATCACCCTCGTGGTTGGTGCGCGTGTCCTGCCACACGATCGCGTTGTAGATCGGCTTGCCAGTTGCCTTGTCCCAGATCACGGCCGTTTCGCGCTGATTGGTCACACCGAGGGCGTCGATGTCCTGCTCGCTGATGTCCTTGTCCGCCAGCGCCTCGCTCAGCGCCCGGCGCGTGTTGCGCCAGATCTCCATCGGGTCGTGCTCCACCCAGCCCTTCCGCGGCATGTGCTGGGCGTGCTCGTACTGCGTTTGCGCGATGACCTTGCCGTCGGTGCGCGTGATGCACACGCGTGTCGACGTCGTGCCCTGGTCAATCGCCGCAATCAAAGCCATGCGCGCGATTCTATCGGGGCGGGGTGCGCCGGCCCTGCACGGCAGAGCCGGCGGGGTTGGAACGCGGCATCTGCCGGACTGAGGCGTCTGCCGGAGGCTCGTCGTATAGCAGCGCGGCGGGGGCGCTATACGATCAACACCTTGTTGCAACTCACATTCATTATCACCTGGGCAAACGCGAACGAGTTGTGCGGATCGTATAGCAGCACCCCCGCCCCCGCTATACGATCTTCATCCCCGGCGCATCTCGCGTGGACGCATCCCGCCTCGCGTGCGATACTCCCGCCCATGGGGGGAATTGCAAAGAAACGCCAGGCTGAGCTGGATCTGATCACGCAGGTCGCAGCCCAGTGCAAGACATCTGTGATAACCGGCCCGGCGGCGGCGCGCTGGCTCGGGTTGTCCACGCTCAATTGGGTGACCGCCGTGGACCTGGCTCTTCCGGGCGAAGCGCGGTCGTGGGGGAAGAAGTATCCGGACAGGGTCTACCGCGACGGCCTCCTGCGCGAGCAGGAGTTTCTCGTGCACAACGGCGTCCGCACGGCCACCGCCATCCGCGCGATGTTCGATTCCTTCCGCTACCACGGCCGCATGGAAGCCCTGGTACAGATTGAATCTGCCCGGTTCAAGCACGAGCACCTGAGCATTGACTACCTGCTGGCCAAGACGGAAGTGTTGCCTCGCGCGCGGGGGTTGAAGTCGTTTAGGCAGCTCATCGGGTACTCCTCCGACACCTCCGCCAGCGCGTTGGAGACTCGTCTGCGCCACCGCCTCCTTCGGGCCGTGGAAACGGGCCAGCTCACGGGGGTGGAAAGCCTGGAGTTCCAGGTCGGTTTCCAGATCGTCGACGAACACGGTTGGCCCACGGTGGCTTGGGCGGATGCACTCATCAACGGCTTCCTCGTGCTTGAGGCGGACGGGCGGGAGAAGACGAGCGGGGAGATGGGCGATGCGGCAGATGCTTTACGACGTGAACGTCACCGCGAAACCCAACTCCAAAACCGCGGCGCGACGGTGCGCCGCGCGGGGTGGGACGCTACGTCGTGGGGCGGGTTGATCGCCGAGCTACAGCGGTTGATCAACCACCAACCCGGGGTGCACCAGCTGCCCAACCGGATGGACGTGCGGTACCGCCAGTGGCTGGCAGGGCTTGAGCGCCGCGCGGGTTAGAACCAGCGCTCGAGCACCCGCGCAACACCGTATTCGTCGTTGGTTGCGGTGACGTGGTCGGCGGCGTCGCGCAGCACGTCCTTGGCGTTTCCCATGGCCACCCCGAGGCCGGCCCAGCGCAGCAGCTCGAGGTCGTTGGGCATGTCGCCGAACGCGATGGCCTCGGCGGCGGTCACGCCGTAGAGCTCAGCGAGGTAGGTCGCGCCGGCGGCTTTGTTCACGCCGGGGCAGGACACCTCGAGCAGGCCTTCGTCCATGGAGTAGGTCACGTGCGCCAGTATCGGGTCGATGTGCGGAGCGATGAGCTCGTACATCTGCGCCGAGGTCATGGCGGAGCAGCGCACCAGAAGCTTTGCGGCGGGCTGGCTGATCAGGGTGGGGGTGTCGGCGACGCCGAAGCAGCTGTCCCACGCGTCGCGGTTGTACTCGGGGGTGATGATGAAGCATTCCTCTTCCGGGTCCAGCGCGGAGGAGCCGACGCGCTCCACGCCGTAGCCGTGCGCGACCCCGGCGAGCACGCGTTCCGCCACGTCGACGACCTCGGCCATCGCGGACGGGGCGAGTTCAAAGGCGTGGATGACGCGGTCTTCGGCCGGGTCGTAGACCACCGCCCCGTTCGCGCACACGCACACCGGCGCGATCGGCAGCTGCTCCAAAACGGGCAGCAGCCAGCGGTGCGGCCGCCCCGTGGCCAGGCCGAAGTGGACCCCGGACGCCACGGCGCGGGACACCACGCCGCGCAGTCGCTCGCTCACACGGCCGGCGGAGGTGATAAACGTGCCGTCGATGTCCGAGATAATCAGGCGTGGGGCGGCGTTCACGGCGTCACTTCCTGCGCTTTTTCGCTTCGCGCTCGGCGCGTTCGCGGGCGTAAATTTTCTCGGCCTCGGCGATGGTCGGGGCGGTGCCGCCGAGGGCGACCGGCATCCACGCCTCGCAGGCACCGTCGGTGTGGAGGGAGGCGTATTCGTTCCGTGAGGCGTCGAGAAGCAATTGCATCTGCCGCTTGAGCTCGGCGGTGTCCGCCTCCGCGTCGCCGGTGAGCGCGACGGGCTCGCCGTAGCGCACGATCACGGGGACGTTGCGGAAGTGCTTGGGCAGGTCCTTGGTCCAGATGCGCTGCGAGCCCCAGATCACGCACGGGATCAGCGGCACACCAGCCTGGTGGGAGATGCGGGCGGCACCGGTTTTGAAGTGGGCGAGCTCGAAGGAACGCGAAATGGTCGCCTCTGGGAAGATGCCCACCAGGTTGCCTTCGCGCAGCATGCTCACCGCAGGGGCGATCGAGTCGGCGCCGCGGGCGCGATCGACGGGCACGTGCTTCATTATCTTCAGCAGCTGGCCCAGCACCGGAACGTCGAAGACGGCCTTTTTGGCCATGAAGCGCACCAGGCGGTCCCCGTGCAGGTAGGGTCCGGTGCCCAGGAGGATGAAGTCGGCGTAGCCGGTGTGGTTGCCAGCGAGCATCGCGCCGCCTTCCGCCGGGATGTTTTCGGCGCCGATGACCGTGACATCGATGTTCGCGGCGCGCATGAGGCGCCGCGCGAACCCCACAAAGCCCTGATAGAACCGCTCGACGGCCTCATCGCGGTTGGCGGCGATGCCTTCGTAGAGCCGCGGGACGGTAAAGCCGCGGTACCGGCGGGTATCCATTACGGCGCAAGCACTTCCTTACCCACCCACGGGCGGAGCGCCTCGGGCACGCGCACGGAGCCGTCCGCCTGCTGGTTGTTTTCCAGGATGGCCACCAGCCAGCGGGTGGTGGCCAGGGTGCCGTTGAGGGTGGCGGCGGTTTGGGTCTTGCCGTTTTCGTCGCGGTAGCGCGTCTGCAGGCGGCGGGCCTGGAAGGTGGTGCAGTTCGACGTCGAGGTCAGCTCGCGGTAAGTGCCTTGCGACGGCACCCACGCCTCCGTGTCAAACTTGCGGGCTGCAGAGGAACCGAGGTCGCCGGCGGCGACGTCGATGATGCGGTACGGCACCTCCACGGCGGCAAGCATGTCGCGCTCCAGACCGAGCAGCTTCTGGTGCATCGCCTCGGCGTCTTCCGGCTTGCAGTAAGCGAACATTTCCAGTTTGTCGAACTGGTGGACGCGCAGGATGCCCTTCGTGTCCTTGCCGTAGGAGCCTGCCTCGCGGCGGAAGCAGGAGGACCAGCCGGCGTAGAGCAGGGGCCCGTCGGACAGGTCGATGATCTCGTCCTGGTGCAGGCCGGCCAGGGCCACCTCGGAGGTACCCACCAGGTACATGTCGTCGCGCTCGAGGTAGTAGATCTCCTCGTCGTGCGCGTCGAGGAAGCCGGTGCCCTGCATCACTTCGGGGCGCACCAGCACCGGCGGGATCATCACCTTGAAGCCGGCCTCGCGCGCCTTCTGGGCGGCGAGCATGAGCATGCCCAGCTGCATCCAGGCACCGTCGCCGGCGAGGTAGTAAAAGCGCGCGCCGCCGACCTTGGTGCCGCGCTTCATGTCGATGATGCCGAGTGCTTCGCCCAGGTCCAGGTGGTCTTTGACCTCGAAGTCGAACTCGGGGACCTCGCCGACGTGCTCGAGGACCACGAAGTCTTCCTCGCCGCCAGCCGGAGCGCCTTCGACGATGTTGGCGATGGAGTACTGCAGCTTGTTCAGATTCTCCGCCGCCTCAGCTTCTGCAGCCTCGGCCTCCTTCACACGCGCCTTGAGCTCGTTGGAGCCTTCCAGCAGCGCCGGGCGATCCTCGGGCGCGGCTTGGCCGATCTTCTTGCCAAACGCCTTCTGCTCCGAACGCAGTTCATCGGCGGCTTGGATAGCGGCGCGGCGCGCCTCGTCGGCGGCCAGCAACTCGTCTACAAGCGCAGGGTCTTCGCCGCGAGCTCGCTGGGATTCGCGGACGGCCTCAGGGTTTTCGCGCACACGCTTCAGATCAATCACGCTTGTTCACCTTACCTTGTATCCCCGCGGCGCCGGGGCACAACAGCATCCGGTCATAACCAGTGCGCTATGGTGGGCGTATGCTCCCTCCGATCACAGACGGCCCCGTGCCCAAGCACGAGCAGCTCCGCTCGATCCTGGAAACCCGCATCGCCGCGGAGTTTGCCCCGGGCGACCCGCTGCCGGGCGAGCGGGCGCTGGAGGAGGAATACGGCGTCTCCCGCATTACGGTCCGGCGCGCGATCGGGGACTTGGTTGCGGCGGGCCGTCTGCGCCGCGTGCGCGGCAAGGGCACGTTCGTCGCCCCGGCACCGTTGGTGAGCCGGCTGCACTTGGCCAGTTTTTCCGACGAGATGCGGGCGCAGCGCGTTGAGGCGTCCTCACGCATCCTGCTGTCCGAGCGCACCACCCCGCCGGAGGCGGTCGCGCAGTTTTTCGGCACCGCGCCCAACACCACCCACATCCGCCTGCGCAGGCTGAGGCTTGGCGACGGCGAACCGTACGCCGTCGATGACGCCTGGTACAACGCCGTACTCGTGCCGGACCTTCTGGAAAACGACGTGTACCACTCCGTGTACACCCTGCTGGACAAGCATTACGGGCTGGGAGTGACAGAAGCGGAGCAGACCGTCACGGCCGTCACAGCAGGCCCGGATAACGCCCCGTTGCTGGATGTTTCGCCGGATACCGCGCTGCTGCACATTGTCCGTTATGCCCGGTCAGGGGCGCACAACGTGGAGTTTTGTTCCTCGGTCTACCGCACGGACCGCTACCGGCTGACTACTCGGGTCGCGCGAGAAGTGGAATAATGGGCCGCCATGGCTTCGAAACAGAGCGCGTTACGCTCCTTCCTCATTGCCGCACTGGCGGGTGCCGTCGGCGCGGGCACGTACGCGCTCGCCGCGGGCACCCCCGATACGGGGAGCGAGACCGCGCCCTCCACAGCCGCGTCGACTGCGCCGTCGGAGGCGGCCTCGTCGTTCACTCCCGCTGACGCTGGGGCGTGTTTGACCTGGCAGGTGGCCGAGGACGGCACGATCACCGGCTTCGAGCAGGCGGATTGCGATCTCGAGCACCGCTTCGAGGTGTCCCTGCGCCAGGATTTGGCCACGTACCCCACCTCCGAGTTTGGCCCTGAGGCCCCGCTGCCAAATCCGACGCGCCAGGCCCAGTTGCGCGAGGAGCTGTGCGGCGCCGGCACCTTGCGCTACTTGGGCGGCAAGTACGACCCGAACGGCCGCTACTCCATTGCGCCGATCCTGCCGCCGGCGGACGCGTGGCAGAACGGGGACCGCACGATGCTGTGCGGGCTGCAGGAGACGAACCGGGCGGGTGAGCCGATCCTGACTTCTGGCCGGGTGGCGGATCAGGATCAGGCGCGGGTGTTTGAGGCTGGCCAGTGCGTGACCATCGACCCGTCGAATACGCTCTCCCCGGTCAAGTGCGCGGACCCGCACCAGCTGGAGATCACCAGCCAGGTTTCGCTCGCCGAGGTGTTCCCGGACCACACCCCCACCGTGGAGGAGGAGGACAAGTACCTCCAGGACGTGTGCACCGAGGCGGCGCAGGATTACCTCGGCGGCGAAGAGCAGCTGTACCAGATTGCGCTGCGTCCCTTCTGGACGACGCAGAGCCCCGCTGCCTGGGAGGGCGGCTCCCGCAGCGTGAACTGCGCGCTGATGTTCTCCCGCCCGGAGGGCACGTTTGCCAACCTCACCGGTTCGGCGACGCAGGGCCGCGAGCAGTTGCTTATCGACGACGCACCGCCCCCGGAGCGCCCCGCCCGCCGTCCGCTGCGCGAGCAGCAGACCCCGTCTCCGGCGCCTGCACCGGCTGCCGCTGACGGGCTCGCACCTGATCAGGCCCCGGATCAGGCACCTGCACAGACCCCACTGCAGGCTCCGGTGCAGTAGCCATGCGGCCGGTCAGCGACGAGGCGTTCGAGGAGATGATCAACGACGCCTTGGACACCATCCCGGACAACTTTGCCCAGCACATGACAAACATGGTCATCCTGGCCCGGGACTACAACCCGGACAACCCCACCCTGCTCGGATTGTTCGAGGGCGTGCCGCTGACGGAGCAGCACTCCAACCACACCGGCTATTTGCCGGACGCGGTGTTCGTTTACAAAAACGCCCTCGAGGCCATTTGCGTGGACGAGGAGCAGCTGCGCCACGAGGTGAAGGTGACCGTGCTGCACGAGGTGGGCCACTACTTCGGCTTAGAAGAGCACGAGCTGCACGCGCTCGGCTGGGGCTAGGCGCTTGCGCCCATCTCCCTAGCGATGCGCAGTATTTCCTCGTCCTGTTCTTCACCGGTGAGTTCGCCGAATCTTTCGAGGTAGCGGTACTGCACTTCGTCGACGGTGTGGTCGTAGTGCGCGAAGAGAGCCCCGGTCGGGTCCTCGGCCGGGCGGCGTTGCAGCAGCACTTCCAGCATGAGGCGGAACAGCGGCTCGTCGAAGCTCAGCTTCACTAACCCGATTTGGCCGTCGACGTGGCCGAAGGTGTAGAACTCGACCTGCTTGTCTCGGCCTCGATAAATGAACATGGTCAGCGGGTACTGTTCAGCTGCAACGTGCACCTGGCTGCGCACTTCGTACTCGAAGCGCTCAATCGTGTCGCCCGCCCATGGGTACCTGTCTGTCGGCATGGTGAAGACCATATGCATTGTTGTACACGAACTTTTCGGCTAGCGCGCGGTGCGCGGCCAGGTGCCCAGCTGCCGCATCGCGGTGGTGTGCGCGGCGCAGGCTTCCAGCGCGCTCGCCACGGCCGCATCGTCGGCGTGGCCGGCCAGGTCCACGAAGAAGTCGTAGGTGTTCGGCTCCTCGCGGGTGGGCCGCGATTCGATGCGCGTCATGTCCACGCCGCGGGCGGCGAATTCCTGGAGCACGCGCACCAGCGCACCGGGTTCGTTTTTGGTGCGGAAGACTATGGCGGTGCGGTCGTCGCCGGTGGGCGCCGGTTGCGCAGGTTGCTTTGCGACGAGCACGAACCTGGTCCGCGCCGTCCCCAGATCAGCTACGCCGCGGGCGTGGATCTCAAGCCCGTGCAGGTCCGCCGCGCGCTCCGGGGCGGCGGCCACGTCGGCGTCGCCGTTGGCCACCATCTCCGCCGCGGCCGCGTTGGAGGACGCCGGGATGAACTCCACCTGCGGCAGGTTTTCGCCCACCCAGCGCTTGACTTGCTGCTGGGCGACGGGGTGGGTGGCAAACCGTTTCGCGCGGTCGAGCGATTGGCCCGGGCGCGTCATGATGGCGAATGCGATAGCCAGCTCCGTTTCCCCCACGATGCCCGCGCTGGCGGTGGCGGCGAGCGCGTCCATGGTGGTGGTCACGGCCCCATCGACAGAGTTCTCTATCGCGCAGACCGCGTAGTCGACGTCGCCGGCGTCTATGGCGGCGAGAGCTGCCGCCGGGGATTCGACGGGCACGTACTGCGCGCCGTCGATGCGGAAGCTGCGGGCTGCTTCCTCTGTGAACGTGCCTGCCGGACCCAGGTAGGCGACGCGCGTCACGGGTACCTTTGCAGCAGCGGGTGCGTGTCGCTGGCCACGTCCCGCCAGTTTTCCGGGGTGATGCGGATGCGCTCGGCCCAATCGTCCCAGGAGGCCGAGCTGCTGGTATCTCCGGTCAGCTTGTTGATGGTGATCTGCACGACCGCGTGGTGGAACGGTTTTCCGTCCGCCAGCGCATCGGTGTAGGCGACGGCGTAGGGCTCAAGCTTCGCGCGGGAGAACACCCCGTAGGTGAAGTTGAGGGCCTCCATGTAGAAAATCGCGTCCACCTGTTCCAGCTTCGTGCCCTCCGGGCCGGAGGTGAGCGTGAAGAAGGCGTTCAGCCCTGCCCAGTCCGCGCCGAGGTACTTCGTTTGCTGGAAAACCTCGCCGCCGAGCCTGGTAAACAGCGCGTCGGTGAGGTGGGCGCCGGTGGGAGCTGCAGCGGGCGTCATGGCGGAGCGAAGGAAAAGGTGTCCGTCCACGATCAGGTTCGTGTGCCTCGCGCTCAACTGGCGGGCGTAGTTCTGGAGGTCCTGCGCCTCGGGAACGCCCCGTGCCGGGTCGAACGGGTGGCTGCCGTGGTAGACAAACGAGTTGGATTTCGGGTTGAAGCTTGCGGCGTAGAGCTGGGTGGGGTCGCCGCCGGGCTCCGCGACTTCCTGCCAGAACACCTCGTAGAACAGTGTGCAGTGCTCTTCCTCGTGGTCGATCTTGGCCACCTGCGCGGGCTGGCCCGCAAACTCCACCAATGCGGTAACGAAGGTATTGCCTTCGTGTGCGATCACGACGGAATAGAACATTGCCACCTCGATGTGCTGCGAGATGCCCTCGACGATGGTGCGAACGATCTGCTGGTACGGCTCTCTCGGGCCGCCTGCCCCTTGGGTGTCACCGGCTGTCATAGCCACGTTTGTACACGAATGTCAGTTGCCTAGCGCGTCTTCCGCGAGCAGCGCGTACGTGATCAGCCAGTGCGTGGCCATGAAATTGGTGCCTGTCAGGTGGGCAGCGGCGGCGTCGATGAGTTGCTGCGTGCCGTCCGGCTTGCCAATTTCGCGCAGTAGCCACGCGCGGGTGAGCATAAGCCCGATGAGGTGGGCCTGCTGCCCGTCTTCCGGGTCGTTGACCTGGATCGGGGCAGTGTAGAAGGTGTACGCCTCCGGCGCGAAGAAGTCTTGCAACCAAGCGTCGAATTCGCTTTCCGGCAACACGCGGCGCATCAACGCGGCCTCGGCCAGGCCGTTGGAGACGAAGTCGTGGCCCGAGACTTCCCACTCGTGCGGGTAGGCGCGCTCGGCGCCGAACCAGTCGAGGGCGGTGCGCTCCACCAGCGGGCGCATGCGTGGTGAGGCGTCGAATATCAGCAGTAGCGCTAGCGCGGAGTTGGAGTGCACTCCGTGGCGCACCGGCCACTGCTGCGTGCGCAGCCACGCGGCGATGTTGTGCTCTAGCTGCGCCTCCAGCGGTGCCAGTGCATCTTCCCAGCGGGTGTCCCGGCATACCTTGACCAGCTGCATCGCCCACGCCCAGCCGTAGGGGCGCTCGTAGAGTGGGTGCTCGCGCAGGTAGTCCGCTTCGGCCGCGATGTTGTACGGGGTCAGGCGTTGGTCCAGCAGGGCGGAGAGCCCGAGGTCGCTGTCACGCCCGTGCAGTTTCACCGCGGAGCAGAGCATGTGCACGCACGAATGCCAGTCGTAGGAGCCCCAGAACGCGGGGTGGAGCTCTCGCGGATCCGCATGGCCCGGGCCATGCTGCACGTGGTGCATGGCGGCGGGGTATTCCTGGCTGACAACCTGCGCAATAGTGCTCGCCCACGATTCGTCCATGGCGTTAAAGTTAGCGCATGCACAGGCGCCTGAAGCTGGAAATCCTGCTCGTCCTCGCCGTCACCTTCGGCGCCTCCGGTCTGCGCGCGGCGCTGCGGCTGGTGGATTCGCTGCTGAAAGAGCCGCTGAAC from Corynebacterium fournieri harbors:
- a CDS encoding N-acetylmuramoyl-L-alanine amidase — encoded protein: MQQRRSIQGGAAHPARAAIMPVIVSVLLVTALVAANAFSGNRILQVQSLGAGAPEVYTTTSSFASGDNITVDDAAIRTQGGEEDHVRRVVKEFTNDREFSIVGLTWTGDRDVAAYVRSQKADGAWSEWFEMDPADPQAGSDKFGTEPIYVGRTKRIQVSTGNVDLLEGGRAASDAPTTANDIEAVFLDGGTGTAQGGIQPVADSYTRGMPEVVTRAQWGAGRSSTPYYSEPTTAATVHHTAGSNNYSEAEAPGIVRGIWNYHTNNLGWGDIGYHALVDKYGNIYEGRAGGMDRGPQGAHVGSFNQNTWGVSMLGDYQQAEPTPAALRAMGDIIGWKAAQAGFDPTGSSYHVAEGNFRGSKYAAGQGAMFSNINAHRDFHYNTCPGDNLYSKLPMIRAAASLKYRTLRSGNDSGSLFGEWGKESTTASATATTTPTSTAPATNTAPADPNVQTTVVTATPTRQSASVDDTLTALSSGDPTAIATVAGTAIGLVLLYLAAQDKLPTVSTKGDVQIFEGLTLEQAAGLAKQISPAVAPTLNAFGAENAAQVWTSLEPTLGKIVAGVGGPTGPAVTLYSNGVGARNKEGEIIALVGKIAEAWLQQGLDAGPLGMPVSQQFNPTADTVRVDFEGGFITYNPSTNAVDINAR
- the glpK gene encoding glycerol kinase GlpK, which translates into the protein MALIAAIDQGTTSTRVCITRTDGKVIAQTQYEHAQHMPRKGWVEHDPMEIWRNTRRALSEALADKDISEQDIDALGVTNQRETAVIWDKATGKPIYNAIVWQDTRTNHEGDPAKYLRKTGLLHNSYPAAPKWAWILDNVAGARERAENGELLAGTIDTWLIWNLTGGAKEPERAVHLTDVTNASRTLLMDLETLQWDNKLCDELRIPRQILPEIRPSVGEFGTIRRRGPLAGVPITGVLGDQQAALFGQGGLRENDAKMTYGTGLFMLLNTGRTPKFSDSGLLTTVAYQIEGQPPVYAQEGSVAVGGSLIQWLRDQLGLLATAAESETLASQVDDSGGVVIVPAFSGLFAPRWRPDARGVIVGLTRFVDKRHIARAALEATCLQAREVVCAMGGEPTALKVDGGMTTNDLLMQMQADILGISVERPANTETTVMGAASAAGMGISLLDEPLTLGTPTTWEGEMAGPDRDRLIAAWEDAVARCLDLA
- a CDS encoding HAD family hydrolase → MNAAPRLIISDIDGTFITSAGRVSERLRGVVSRAVASGVHFGLATGRPHRWLLPVLEQLPIAPVCVCANGAVVYDPAEDRVIHAFELAPSAMAEVVDVAERVLAGVAHGYGVERVGSSALDPEEECFIITPEYNRDAWDSCFGVADTPTLISQPAAKLLVRCSAMTSAQMYELIAPHIDPILAHVTYSMDEGLLEVSCPGVNKAAGATYLAELYGVTAAEAIAFGDMPNDLELLRWAGLGVAMGNAKDVLRDAADHVTATNDEYGVARVLERWF
- a CDS encoding lysophospholipid acyltransferase family protein, with the translated sequence MDTRRYRGFTVPRLYEGIAANRDEAVERFYQGFVGFARRLMRAANIDVTVIGAENIPAEGGAMLAGNHTGYADFILLGTGPYLHGDRLVRFMAKKAVFDVPVLGQLLKIMKHVPVDRARGADSIAPAVSMLREGNLVGIFPEATISRSFELAHFKTGAARISHQAGVPLIPCVIWGSQRIWTKDLPKHFRNVPVIVRYGEPVALTGDAEADTAELKRQMQLLLDASRNEYASLHTDGACEAWMPVALGGTAPTIAEAEKIYARERAEREAKKRRK
- the serS gene encoding serine--tRNA ligase, encoding MIDLKRVRENPEAVRESQRARGEDPALVDELLAADEARRAAIQAADELRSEQKAFGKKIGQAAPEDRPALLEGSNELKARVKEAEAAEAEAAENLNKLQYSIANIVEGAPAGGEEDFVVLEHVGEVPEFDFEVKDHLDLGEALGIIDMKRGTKVGGARFYYLAGDGAWMQLGMLMLAAQKAREAGFKVMIPPVLVRPEVMQGTGFLDAHDEEIYYLERDDMYLVGTSEVALAGLHQDEIIDLSDGPLLYAGWSSCFRREAGSYGKDTKGILRVHQFDKLEMFAYCKPEDAEAMHQKLLGLERDMLAAVEVPYRIIDVAAGDLGSSAARKFDTEAWVPSQGTYRELTSTSNCTTFQARRLQTRYRDENGKTQTAATLNGTLATTRWLVAILENNQQADGSVRVPEALRPWVGKEVLAP
- a CDS encoding GntR family transcriptional regulator yields the protein MLPPITDGPVPKHEQLRSILETRIAAEFAPGDPLPGERALEEEYGVSRITVRRAIGDLVAAGRLRRVRGKGTFVAPAPLVSRLHLASFSDEMRAQRVEASSRILLSERTTPPEAVAQFFGTAPNTTHIRLRRLRLGDGEPYAVDDAWYNAVLVPDLLENDVYHSVYTLLDKHYGLGVTEAEQTVTAVTAGPDNAPLLDVSPDTALLHIVRYARSGAHNVEFCSSVYRTDRYRLTTRVAREVE
- a CDS encoding septum formation family protein, with the translated sequence MASKQSALRSFLIAALAGAVGAGTYALAAGTPDTGSETAPSTAASTAPSEAASSFTPADAGACLTWQVAEDGTITGFEQADCDLEHRFEVSLRQDLATYPTSEFGPEAPLPNPTRQAQLREELCGAGTLRYLGGKYDPNGRYSIAPILPPADAWQNGDRTMLCGLQETNRAGEPILTSGRVADQDQARVFEAGQCVTIDPSNTLSPVKCADPHQLEITSQVSLAEVFPDHTPTVEEEDKYLQDVCTEAAQDYLGGEEQLYQIALRPFWTTQSPAAWEGGSRSVNCALMFSRPEGTFANLTGSATQGREQLLIDDAPPPERPARRPLREQQTPSPAPAPAAADGLAPDQAPDQAPAQTPLQAPVQ